DNA sequence from the Sphingomonas bisphenolicum genome:
TGATCGCTTCCTTGCTCGGCTTCCAGTCGACCTGCGGCCATTGCGAAATCCTGGGCGCTTCCAGATAGGCCGGGCCGGAGCCGTCCAGCGTGAAATGGGCGTGGCGGGTGGCAGCGCAATTGGGGATCATCGCCACCGGCTTGCCCGCCGCATGGCAGGGATAGTCGTAAATCTTGACGTCCAGGATGGTGGACAGGCCGCCCAGGCCCTGCGCGCCGATGCCCAGCGCATTGACCTTGTCGAAAATCTCGATCCGCATCTCCTCGATCTTGTTCTGCGGCCCGCGGAGCTTGAGTTCGCCCATGTCGATGGGCTCCATCAGGCTTTCCTTGGCCAGCGCTACCGCCTTTTCCGCGGTGCCGCCGATGCCGATGCCCAACATGCCGGGCGGGCACCAGCCCGCGCCCATCTGCGGGATCATCTCCAGCACCCAGTCGACGATCGAATCGCTGGGGTTCATCATCTTGAACTTGGTCTTGTTCTCCGAGCCGCCGCCCTTGGCCGCCACGTCTACCGTCACTGTGTTCCCCGGCACCATTTCCACGTTCAGCACGCAGGGCGTATTGTCCTTGGTATTCTGGCGGGCGAAGGCCGGATCGCGCAGGATGGAGGCGCGCAGGCGGTTTTCGGGGTTCAGATAGGCCTTGCGCACGCCGTCATCGACGATGTCCTGCATGGAACGGCTATTGTCGTCCAGGCGGCAGTCCATACCCCATTTGATGAAGATGTTGACGATGCCGGTGTCCTGGCAGATCGGGCGATGCCCCTCCGCGCACATGCGGCTGTTGGTCAGGATCTGCGCGATCGCGTCCTTGGCCGCCGGATTGGCTTCGGCGTCATAGGCTTTGCCCAGCGCGCGGATATAATCCATCGGATGATAATAGCTGATGAATTGGAGCGCGTCGGCGACGCTCTCGATCAGGTCGGCGGTTTTGATGAGCGTCATCTACCCTGGTCCTTATGTGCGGCCAGCCTCTGCACGGCCGGTCCCTGCAAGGGGCAGCGGCTAGTGCGTAATCGGCCCCAAGTCCAGCATCAGCCGTCCGCAAAGGGGAAGAGGTGCCACCAGGGCTGC
Encoded proteins:
- a CDS encoding fumarate hydratase, encoding MTLIKTADLIESVADALQFISYYHPMDYIRALGKAYDAEANPAAKDAIAQILTNSRMCAEGHRPICQDTGIVNIFIKWGMDCRLDDNSRSMQDIVDDGVRKAYLNPENRLRASILRDPAFARQNTKDNTPCVLNVEMVPGNTVTVDVAAKGGGSENKTKFKMMNPSDSIVDWVLEMIPQMGAGWCPPGMLGIGIGGTAEKAVALAKESLMEPIDMGELKLRGPQNKIEEMRIEIFDKVNALGIGAQGLGGLSTILDVKIYDYPCHAAGKPVAMIPNCAATRHAHFTLDGSGPAYLEAPRISQWPQVDWKPSKEAISVDLNTLTPEIVQSWKHGDRLLLNGKMLTGRDAAHKRIKDMLAKGESLPVDFKGRVIYYVGPVDPVRDEVVGPAGPTTATRMDSFMDMMLEQGLLGCVGKAERGVAATESIAKHKSAYLMAVGGAAYLVARAIKGAKVVGFEDLGMEAIYEFDVQDMPVTVAVDSEGQNVHRLAPLVWQEKIKREKLLEGA